One genomic segment of Desulfocapsa sulfexigens DSM 10523 includes these proteins:
- a CDS encoding Lcl C-terminal domain-containing protein yields the protein MFTRLQLSDSTAANVEWDMTPDLAFCTFSAKGLRDDLSNSDERVCYFFVDNYGELPRLYLMERGTRFVNILAEVKAPIEMLNDAIISHGSALSSKDNFPVDAALKAWLISEVVERENSPFLFPTLQQSTEREDFGVPLPVAGEGGFQGPRRSLPQEQCTLSENQLEQIITQWNFYDTLLNPLGEFTNALTDSGDGLTVIDEATGIMWQRSGLDLSSIRKMTRDIEELNKKSFAGYHDWRFPTVEEAMSLMETSPNAKGLYLHSCFSKEQPFIFVAAKRSPTGYWFVDYKQGKVYWSSGTVPGGFARLCRNGAKR from the coding sequence ATGTTTACCCGACTACAATTAAGTGACTCCACTGCTGCCAATGTTGAATGGGACATGACTCCTGATCTTGCCTTTTGTACATTTTCAGCAAAGGGATTACGCGATGACTTGAGCAACAGTGACGAACGGGTCTGTTATTTTTTTGTTGATAACTATGGAGAACTACCAAGACTCTACCTGATGGAACGAGGAACGCGCTTTGTCAATATTCTTGCTGAGGTTAAAGCTCCCATAGAGATGCTGAATGACGCTATTATCAGCCATGGCAGTGCCCTCTCTTCCAAAGACAATTTCCCCGTTGACGCAGCATTAAAGGCATGGTTGATCAGCGAAGTCGTGGAACGGGAAAACAGTCCTTTTCTTTTCCCAACGCTTCAGCAGAGCACAGAGCGTGAAGATTTTGGAGTTCCACTTCCTGTCGCTGGAGAAGGCGGGTTCCAAGGACCACGACGATCCCTCCCTCAAGAGCAATGCACTCTTTCTGAAAATCAACTGGAGCAAATCATCACTCAGTGGAACTTTTACGACACTCTCCTGAACCCTCTTGGAGAATTCACCAACGCACTGACGGACAGTGGCGATGGGCTCACTGTCATCGATGAGGCAACAGGAATCATGTGGCAGCGATCCGGTCTGGATCTTTCTTCAATCCGTAAAATGACACGTGATATTGAAGAACTCAACAAAAAGAGCTTTGCCGGATATCACGACTGGCGGTTTCCCACTGTGGAAGAGGCAATGTCACTTATGGAGACCAGTCCAAATGCCAAGGGTCTCTATCTCCATTCCTGTTTTTCCAAAGAACAGCCCTTTATTTTTGTTGCCGCAAAACGTTCCCCTACGGGCTACTGGTTTGTGGATTATAAACAGGGAAAGGTGTACTGGTCGTCAGGTACTGTTCCCGGAGGATTCGCCAGGTTATGCAGAAATGGTGCGAAACGTTGA
- a CDS encoding L,D-transpeptidase family protein: protein MRKAGRPILTVFNAILILLLSTTTVFAVTPAQINAELLKNVSTNPQGVNGAEWCNLQAIRQEQWICNVYHTLGVRPLWVDSNGPTEQAKHIASALTSGTADGFNPDDYGVPKIEALWESRTAADLARLDMEITIGLLEYIHDMQKGRFAPKFKDPKLFAQAGGNSVFSPVKALTEARSSTDITLFLENLAPRHRHYRELKSALKHYRSIAENGGWPVFPSGETLHPNDSDPRVPALRDLLTKTGDLAKEIDSSQQVYDTELVEAIKRFQGRHSLEIDGIIGKNTTNVLIVPVEKRIQQILINMERWRWTKHELGSRYVLVDIAGFNLQGVVNDIPQLEMRVIVGKLHHATPVFSDAIKYIEFNPFWNITSSIARNEMLPELRKNKNYLETKHIRLFSNWQSDGKELAPETINWDEVSRRQISRYKLRQDPGPWNALGVVKFVFPNKYSVYLHDTPGQELFKEENRAFSHGCIRLNKPRKLAEFLLAFNNAGWTEEVINQVIEKKKRRVVRLVEPVPIHLVYQTAWVNKNGTLHFSRDIYGRDKKLIEALFGKG from the coding sequence ATGAGGAAAGCAGGAAGGCCGATACTGACAGTATTCAACGCAATTCTTATTCTTCTTCTCTCTACCACCACAGTTTTCGCAGTCACTCCCGCCCAGATCAACGCTGAATTGCTCAAAAATGTCTCTACAAATCCTCAGGGAGTAAACGGGGCTGAGTGGTGCAACCTTCAGGCAATACGTCAAGAACAGTGGATCTGTAACGTTTACCATACTCTTGGTGTTCGTCCCCTGTGGGTAGATAGCAATGGCCCGACTGAACAGGCCAAACACATAGCATCCGCCCTAACATCAGGTACAGCCGATGGGTTTAATCCCGATGACTATGGTGTCCCGAAAATAGAAGCACTTTGGGAAAGTCGAACTGCCGCAGATCTTGCCAGGCTGGACATGGAGATAACCATCGGTCTCCTCGAATATATCCACGATATGCAGAAAGGTCGATTTGCCCCCAAATTCAAGGATCCGAAGCTTTTTGCTCAGGCAGGAGGCAATTCTGTTTTCAGCCCTGTCAAAGCCTTGACTGAAGCACGCAGCAGTACTGACATTACACTTTTCCTGGAAAATCTTGCGCCGAGGCATCGCCATTACCGGGAACTGAAGAGTGCTTTAAAACATTACCGATCCATTGCTGAAAATGGTGGCTGGCCAGTGTTTCCATCTGGTGAAACACTACACCCGAACGACTCGGATCCACGTGTTCCTGCCCTTCGGGACTTGCTGACAAAAACTGGAGACCTGGCAAAGGAGATTGATTCAAGCCAGCAAGTATATGATACCGAGCTGGTGGAGGCCATCAAACGTTTTCAAGGACGACACAGTTTAGAAATTGACGGAATCATAGGGAAGAATACCACAAATGTCCTTATAGTTCCCGTTGAAAAACGTATTCAGCAGATCCTTATAAATATGGAGCGCTGGAGATGGACGAAGCATGAACTTGGCTCCAGGTATGTGCTTGTGGACATTGCAGGATTCAACCTTCAGGGAGTGGTAAATGATATTCCACAACTGGAGATGCGAGTCATCGTCGGGAAACTCCATCATGCGACCCCTGTTTTCAGTGATGCTATAAAATATATTGAATTCAATCCGTTCTGGAATATCACTTCGAGTATCGCTCGCAATGAAATGCTGCCGGAATTGAGAAAGAACAAGAACTACCTTGAGACCAAACATATTCGACTTTTTTCAAACTGGCAGTCTGACGGAAAAGAGTTAGCCCCCGAAACCATTAACTGGGATGAGGTCAGTCGGAGACAGATAAGTCGCTACAAATTACGCCAGGATCCGGGCCCATGGAATGCCCTTGGTGTTGTTAAATTTGTATTCCCAAACAAGTACAGTGTTTACCTCCACGACACGCCAGGTCAGGAGCTGTTTAAAGAGGAAAACCGTGCCTTCAGCCATGGCTGTATCAGACTCAACAAACCGAGAAAGCTTGCAGAGTTTCTTCTTGCATTCAATAATGCGGGATGGACGGAGGAAGTAATCAATCAGGTTATTGAAAAGAAAAAACGAAGAGTCGTCAGGTTGGTCGAGCCAGTTCCGATACATCTGGTCTATCAGACAGCATGGGTAAATAAAAACGGAACACTGCACTTCAGCAGGGATATTTACGGGCGTGACAAGAAACTTATAGAAGCCCTGTTTGGAAAGGGATAG
- a CDS encoding YcbK family protein: MSATILNSSINRRQFLSMAVVTVTALSLPAISEAASNPRALSFYHTHTGKKLDIVYGSQNRYDPRALSKINHFLRDFRTGEMHPIDPHLLDILSSIRREFGGQRTFEVISGYRSLKTNQQLSKKSSKVAKRSLHMLGQAIDIRMTGVSTRKVQQCALDMKRGGVGFYGKSNFVHLDTGRVRFW; encoded by the coding sequence ATGTCTGCAACTATATTAAATTCCTCTATAAATCGTCGTCAATTTTTATCAATGGCGGTGGTGACAGTTACCGCTTTGTCTCTGCCGGCAATATCCGAAGCAGCAAGCAATCCTCGTGCGCTTTCTTTTTACCATACCCATACAGGGAAAAAGCTGGATATTGTGTATGGCAGCCAAAATCGGTATGATCCGCGGGCTTTGTCAAAAATAAACCACTTTCTTAGAGACTTCCGTACCGGGGAAATGCATCCCATTGACCCGCATCTTCTCGATATACTGAGTTCTATCCGTCGAGAATTTGGAGGACAGAGAACCTTTGAAGTGATTTCCGGATATCGCTCCCTCAAAACGAACCAGCAGCTCAGTAAGAAGAGCTCCAAGGTTGCAAAACGAAGTCTTCATATGCTGGGACAGGCTATAGATATACGGATGACAGGGGTCTCAACCAGAAAAGTCCAGCAGTGCGCTCTTGATATGAAGCGTGGTGGAGTTGGCTTTTATGGTAAATCCAATTTCGTTCATCTGGACACTGGCCGAGTCCGTTTCTGGTAG
- a CDS encoding sensor histidine kinase: MTTETDKKRDTFELTKIFRNIQKKKEAYSHYHFSRAQDDIFKTFFDLAQEYDSINNFYRISVAVIKCFMMTDARLHLWDPSENSLMMVCDSVHGISSEKLKTPSSVVLSNESYFIEDSFFVPIYSKHYNRENETQVHTDVLGMLEVLAHRELNEEEQFFLKKYANRIGFNLHNRNITRQNNDHLKFIKNLVQDIEHNVIIPNMYFTHLFNRLLKKIKEINNLEKERRRLQYQEKTEEYNQLNQKTAFAIEDLLHIHNDLQRHHTQTSMFLESLFRRDHFEKGHLVLHLKRCLVDKDIIAPQLDHYKSRLEHRGITIESPLDMIGEEIPLRVDIGLLSQVYANLFSNAVKYTREIIDYDGHPAKVMAYGRDILLNYFGPGKNGIKLNVFTTGPHLTRDEALTIFAEGHRGDNTGNEPGSGHGLQFIKQVVELHKGVVGYEPTAGGNNFYFILPLPRLKTITSE; the protein is encoded by the coding sequence TTGACTACTGAAACCGACAAAAAGAGAGACACCTTCGAGTTAACCAAGATTTTCCGCAATATTCAGAAAAAAAAAGAGGCCTATTCACACTATCATTTTTCCAGGGCTCAGGATGATATCTTTAAAACATTTTTTGACCTTGCCCAAGAGTATGATTCTATAAATAATTTTTACCGTATATCCGTTGCCGTCATCAAGTGTTTTATGATGACAGATGCTCGTCTCCACCTTTGGGATCCATCGGAAAATAGCCTTATGATGGTGTGTGACAGTGTTCACGGTATCTCCTCTGAAAAACTCAAAACACCATCCTCTGTCGTACTCAGTAATGAATCCTATTTTATCGAAGATTCCTTCTTTGTTCCCATATACAGTAAACACTATAACAGAGAAAATGAGACACAGGTTCACACAGATGTTCTCGGTATGCTGGAAGTTCTGGCTCACCGCGAATTAAACGAAGAAGAACAGTTTTTTCTCAAAAAATACGCCAACAGGATCGGCTTCAATCTTCACAACAGGAATATTACGAGACAAAATAATGATCACCTCAAATTCATCAAAAACCTTGTCCAGGATATTGAGCATAATGTCATCATCCCCAATATGTACTTCACCCATCTCTTCAACCGACTTTTAAAAAAAATAAAAGAGATAAACAATCTTGAGAAAGAGAGAAGACGACTGCAATATCAAGAAAAGACGGAAGAATATAATCAGCTTAACCAAAAAACAGCCTTTGCCATTGAAGATTTACTTCATATCCACAACGATCTACAGAGACATCATACTCAGACCAGCATGTTCCTCGAAAGCCTTTTTCGCCGGGATCACTTTGAGAAAGGCCATCTGGTTCTTCACCTCAAGAGATGTCTTGTTGATAAAGATATCATAGCTCCCCAGCTTGACCACTATAAAAGTCGTTTAGAGCATCGCGGCATTACAATTGAGAGCCCCCTGGACATGATCGGGGAGGAGATCCCATTACGTGTTGATATTGGCCTCCTCTCCCAGGTGTATGCAAATTTATTCTCCAATGCAGTAAAGTATACCAGGGAAATAATCGACTACGATGGTCATCCGGCTAAAGTAATGGCATATGGGCGTGATATTTTGTTGAACTATTTTGGCCCTGGCAAGAACGGAATCAAACTCAATGTATTTACCACTGGCCCTCACCTCACTCGTGACGAAGCTCTCACAATCTTTGCTGAAGGGCATCGGGGTGACAACACCGGCAATGAGCCAGGGAGTGGGCATGGTCTCCAGTTTATCAAACAGGTCGTTGAACTCCATAAGGGGGTTGTTGGCTATGAACCAACGGCAGGAGGCAACAACTTTTATTTCATTCTTCCCCTTCCCCGGTTAAAAACGATCACCAGCGAGTAA
- a CDS encoding response regulator gives MTVNSNQDSTKSSPSLSRPLLYRLMIPLSTTILLLVLAFTTAFLMVHQQDMQRFNQHIMTDAGRSLKISLIRNAQMLNSMEDIFLKDRYLYEALQAQDRERLRTLYGPIFEKLHEKYSITHFYFHLPNRTNLLRLHKPNMHGDLIDRFTARESARSGKTASGIELGPLGTFTLRVVQPIYVAETLIGYIELGQEIETLLQAIHRRLGVEMAVTIHKDALDQKQWEAGMNMLGREANWNRYREEVLIYHSLPHFSSELDQFVHGNKDHRHNEITKKILFDNKSWQVLSHSLQDASGTDVGDLIVFRDITDSQEAFVQLAAITAAMALILLSGLFTFFYVMLRRSDNSIQAQHAKLVESEGRHRSLLDAINRSGIFLFVVDGDYRVRYMNESMRETFGQASGKLCYHDVAGYETPCSHCRLEEVIGSQKTVYYHSTLANGRTFNMIAVPYVDTDGTACKLEVMQDITRQRQVEDEKEMLEQKLQRAQKMEAIGLLAGGVAHDLNNILSGIVAYPELLLLKLPEDSELRKPIAAIQESGKRAAAVVDDLLTVARGVARVKESCNLNLLIQEYLDSPEYKALRSLHPHVTYRHQLEASHPVLTCSPVHIKKSLMNLVINATEAVTDEGSIIISTSNHYIDDAAADAQNMRAGEYLILGVQDSGSGIPDKDLIHIFEPFYTKKVMGRSGTGLGLAVVWNTVEEHQGKIFVESGENGTLFQLYFPVSKKGEITQTMDAQAEILTGNGEHVLVVDDEPHLRDIASQMLHSLGYNVASVCSGELAVQFVKEKPVDLLVIDMLMEPGMNGRQTYEAILKLYPDQKAIVVSGFSESDDVKTTLQLGANGFIKKPYTLEDLGRVVRRAFNCYNTD, from the coding sequence ATGACTGTTAACTCCAACCAGGATTCTACAAAGAGCTCTCCTTCGTTAAGCAGGCCACTTCTTTACCGCCTTATGATTCCCCTCAGCACTACAATTCTGCTGCTGGTCCTTGCCTTCACGACGGCCTTCCTCATGGTTCATCAGCAGGATATGCAACGCTTCAACCAGCATATCATGACAGATGCAGGCCGTAGCCTAAAAATATCATTGATCAGAAACGCTCAGATGCTCAACTCCATGGAAGATATTTTTCTTAAAGACAGATACCTGTACGAGGCACTTCAGGCTCAGGATCGTGAGCGCCTGCGCACTCTCTATGGTCCAATTTTCGAGAAACTCCACGAAAAGTATTCCATCACCCACTTTTACTTCCACCTTCCCAATCGCACGAACCTGCTTCGACTACATAAGCCGAATATGCATGGCGATCTGATTGATCGTTTTACCGCCCGTGAATCTGCACGAAGTGGCAAGACTGCCAGCGGGATTGAACTTGGTCCTTTGGGAACCTTCACCTTACGCGTTGTACAGCCGATCTATGTCGCCGAAACACTTATCGGCTATATAGAGCTTGGCCAGGAAATTGAAACATTACTGCAAGCTATCCACAGACGGTTGGGAGTTGAGATGGCGGTCACCATCCACAAAGATGCATTGGATCAGAAGCAATGGGAAGCAGGCATGAATATGCTCGGCAGGGAGGCGAACTGGAACAGGTACAGGGAGGAGGTGTTGATCTACCACTCCCTGCCTCATTTCTCATCCGAACTCGACCAGTTTGTCCACGGAAACAAAGACCATCGACACAACGAAATAACAAAAAAAATTCTGTTTGACAACAAATCGTGGCAAGTTTTATCCCATTCCCTGCAAGATGCTTCTGGTACTGATGTTGGTGATCTGATTGTCTTCCGGGATATAACAGATTCCCAGGAGGCATTTGTCCAACTCGCTGCAATAACCGCAGCTATGGCACTGATCCTGCTCAGTGGATTATTTACCTTCTTCTATGTGATGCTCCGCCGCAGTGATAACAGCATCCAGGCTCAACATGCCAAACTGGTCGAAAGTGAGGGGCGGCATCGATCTCTGCTTGATGCCATTAACCGCTCCGGTATTTTTCTCTTCGTCGTTGATGGTGACTATCGGGTGCGATATATGAACGAGTCGATGAGGGAGACATTCGGTCAGGCCTCAGGAAAGCTCTGTTACCATGATGTTGCCGGTTATGAGACTCCCTGCTCCCATTGCCGTTTAGAGGAAGTGATCGGGAGTCAGAAAACTGTTTACTACCATTCCACACTTGCAAATGGTCGTACTTTCAACATGATTGCAGTACCCTATGTGGACACCGATGGAACTGCATGTAAACTGGAAGTAATGCAGGATATTACCAGGCAACGCCAGGTCGAAGATGAGAAAGAAATGCTTGAGCAAAAACTGCAGCGTGCTCAAAAAATGGAGGCAATTGGTCTCCTCGCGGGAGGAGTTGCTCATGACCTGAATAATATTCTCTCAGGAATCGTTGCTTATCCAGAATTGCTACTTTTGAAACTACCAGAGGACAGCGAACTGAGGAAACCTATTGCTGCAATCCAGGAATCGGGCAAACGGGCCGCTGCAGTGGTTGATGACCTCCTCACCGTAGCCAGAGGTGTAGCAAGAGTCAAGGAATCCTGCAATTTGAATCTGTTGATCCAAGAGTACCTCGATTCTCCTGAATACAAGGCTCTGAGATCATTGCACCCTCATGTGACATACAGACACCAATTAGAAGCATCACATCCTGTTCTTACCTGCTCACCAGTACACATCAAAAAAAGTCTCATGAACCTGGTCATCAACGCAACAGAGGCTGTCACTGATGAGGGTAGCATAATTATATCCACCTCAAATCACTATATCGACGATGCTGCAGCGGATGCGCAAAACATGCGGGCAGGAGAATACCTTATTCTCGGAGTTCAGGACTCTGGTTCTGGTATCCCGGATAAGGATTTAATTCATATTTTTGAACCATTTTATACAAAAAAAGTGATGGGAAGAAGCGGTACAGGCCTTGGACTGGCAGTGGTCTGGAATACCGTGGAGGAGCACCAGGGGAAAATTTTCGTTGAAAGTGGTGAAAATGGGACACTTTTCCAGCTCTATTTTCCGGTGAGCAAAAAGGGGGAAATCACTCAAACCATGGACGCCCAGGCAGAAATTCTTACCGGCAACGGTGAACATGTGTTAGTTGTTGACGATGAACCTCACCTGCGAGACATTGCGAGCCAGATGTTACACTCTCTTGGTTATAACGTGGCATCAGTCTGTTCCGGTGAATTGGCAGTTCAGTTTGTCAAAGAAAAGCCCGTTGACCTTCTGGTGATAGATATGCTGATGGAACCGGGTATGAATGGACGGCAAACATACGAAGCAATACTGAAGCTCTACCCAGATCAGAAAGCCATTGTTGTTAGTGGATTTTCTGAAAGTGACGATGTGAAAACTACACTGCAGCTTGGTGCCAACGGTTTTATAAAGAAACCTTACACACTCGAGGACCTTGGTCGGGTGGTCCGGAGGGCATTCAATTGTTATAATACAGATTGA
- a CDS encoding efflux RND transporter periplasmic adaptor subunit — MKSNNFLGQSKPWVFILFTVCLLMGGGTAFQYLRPDEVEVIRPHRGLAVQAVYATGTVEALSMLPISPRITARLMELHVDEGSTVTKDQLLARMEDRDLRQKFEELQIHEAFLKQEFKRKQTLQQQHAISNSEYDRARTEWQAAKAAMDKAATESDFMKLIAPADGRIIRRDGEVGQLILVNQPIFWLTCCSELRVSAEVDEEDIILVQPGQKVLIRADAFPAQTFEGTVQSITPKGDPVSRSYRVRIGLSEETPLMIGMTAETNIIIRETPKALLLPSGTVVQGKVWLVEGNKLVKRTVSVGTQGLKETEILNGIEAGDLIVLKPNIALEEGVKIRARIVQQEQ, encoded by the coding sequence ATGAAATCTAATAATTTTCTCGGGCAGAGTAAGCCTTGGGTTTTTATTCTATTCACCGTATGCCTGTTGATGGGTGGAGGGACGGCCTTCCAGTACCTGAGACCCGATGAAGTAGAAGTCATTCGGCCGCACCGTGGCTTAGCCGTGCAGGCCGTCTATGCGACCGGGACAGTGGAGGCGCTTTCCATGCTACCGATTTCCCCGCGCATCACCGCCCGCCTGATGGAGTTGCATGTTGATGAAGGTTCTACCGTAACAAAAGACCAGCTGCTTGCCCGGATGGAAGACAGAGACTTGCGCCAGAAGTTTGAGGAATTACAGATCCATGAAGCATTCTTGAAGCAAGAATTTAAGCGTAAGCAAACCTTGCAGCAACAACATGCCATATCCAACTCAGAGTATGATCGCGCCCGGACTGAATGGCAAGCCGCGAAGGCTGCTATGGACAAAGCCGCTACCGAATCCGATTTCATGAAGTTGATTGCCCCGGCAGATGGTCGCATTATTCGTCGTGACGGGGAAGTCGGTCAGCTTATTCTCGTGAATCAACCTATATTCTGGCTTACCTGCTGCTCAGAGCTGCGTGTTTCCGCGGAAGTGGATGAAGAGGATATTATTCTCGTACAGCCTGGACAAAAGGTCTTGATCCGTGCCGATGCATTTCCTGCCCAGACGTTTGAAGGAACGGTACAAAGCATAACGCCCAAGGGGGATCCGGTGTCGCGCAGTTATCGTGTGCGTATTGGCCTCAGCGAAGAAACCCCGCTTATGATCGGAATGACCGCAGAAACCAATATCATCATCCGTGAAACGCCGAAAGCGCTGTTATTGCCTTCCGGTACGGTAGTGCAGGGAAAAGTATGGCTGGTTGAAGGGAATAAGCTCGTAAAGCGGACGGTTTCCGTCGGTACTCAAGGTCTCAAGGAAACGGAAATTCTCAACGGTATTGAAGCAGGTGATCTCATTGTCCTCAAGCCCAATATCGCACTGGAAGAAGGGGTAAAAATACGCGCCCGGATAGTCCAGCAGGAGCAATAG
- a CDS encoding ABC transporter permease: protein MRLLAHIAFKHLLARRRQSLVSLLGIILGVSFFLTISSLMQGSEKEFIRVLIDNMPHIFITDTYRNPSLQPVEQFYGRSGAIEVRSVKPLTETRGIRGFEQIVDYLRSIPGINASPVLSGQGVLSFAGKNIGIVLDGMIPEDIKDVVTIQDYMISGSLSDLIANPSGIILGKELLRTFSLKRGDNITVTAPTGQIRTFKILGVFNTGRAEYDLNHGFVSLKRMQVLMDRPHRANTIIVKLSDPYRARAIAADLENRIGYKSISWQESSEDLMSTLAIRNIIMYSVVSSVLIVAAFGIYNVISTVVMEKHRDIAILKSMGFLARDIQRIFVIQGFILGITGSLLGLPLGSALMYAIMQIEFKPPGSTEPIVMPLDWGWMQFAIATGFALSAALIAAFLPARKGARVQPVDILRGGI, encoded by the coding sequence ATGCGGCTGCTGGCACATATCGCCTTCAAGCATCTGCTTGCCCGCAGGCGGCAAAGTCTCGTTTCGTTGCTGGGTATAATACTGGGCGTGTCTTTTTTTCTTACGATTTCTTCTCTGATGCAGGGTTCGGAAAAAGAATTTATCAGGGTGCTGATAGATAACATGCCACATATTTTTATCACAGATACCTATCGCAATCCAAGCCTGCAGCCAGTCGAGCAGTTTTATGGCAGGAGTGGGGCAATTGAGGTGCGTAGCGTCAAACCCCTCACCGAAACTCGCGGCATTCGTGGTTTCGAGCAGATCGTCGATTACCTGCGCTCTATTCCTGGAATAAACGCTTCCCCCGTGCTTTCGGGGCAGGGCGTCTTGAGTTTTGCTGGCAAAAATATCGGTATCGTGCTCGATGGTATGATCCCTGAAGATATAAAGGATGTCGTCACCATCCAGGACTACATGATTTCCGGCAGTTTAAGCGATTTGATCGCAAACCCCAGCGGTATTATCCTTGGCAAGGAGTTGCTTCGGACATTCTCCCTAAAACGAGGTGATAACATCACTGTAACTGCTCCAACCGGGCAAATACGGACCTTCAAAATTCTGGGAGTTTTCAATACCGGCAGGGCGGAATATGACCTGAACCATGGTTTTGTCTCGCTCAAACGTATGCAGGTATTGATGGATCGTCCGCATCGGGCCAATACCATCATCGTTAAGCTGTCGGATCCTTACCGCGCCCGCGCCATTGCTGCCGATCTGGAAAATCGTATCGGCTATAAAAGCATATCATGGCAGGAATCATCGGAAGATCTGATGAGTACGCTCGCCATTCGTAATATCATCATGTACAGCGTTGTCAGTTCAGTGCTTATCGTTGCAGCATTTGGGATTTATAATGTCATTTCCACGGTGGTGATGGAGAAGCATCGCGATATCGCGATCCTCAAATCCATGGGCTTTCTTGCACGCGATATCCAGCGGATTTTTGTCATACAGGGTTTTATCCTTGGGATTACCGGCAGTTTGCTTGGCCTGCCCCTTGGCAGCGCACTCATGTATGCTATTATGCAGATTGAGTTCAAGCCGCCGGGCAGCACGGAGCCCATCGTAATGCCGCTTGACTGGGGATGGATGCAATTTGCCATCGCCACTGGGTTCGCTCTGAGCGCGGCTCTTATCGCCGCATTTCTGCCCGCACGTAAAGGCGCTCGTGTTCAACCGGTCGATATCTTGCGGGGCGGCATATGA
- a CDS encoding ABC transporter ATP-binding protein: MSDIVIKTENITRILTGEVPVTLVADAGLEIRRGEFVVITGPSGSGKSSLLYLLGLLDTPSSGTIWMNGENVSTYSEDRLAKLRLVDVGFVFQFHFLLPEFSALENVMLPMQRLGGLPDTQVRTRAASLLTDLGIEKQQNKLPHQLSGGQSQRVAIARAMANNPQLILADEPTGNLDSASSENVENILKDLAHEYNRAVAVVTHETRIASAADRVITIVDGRIHV; encoded by the coding sequence ATGAGCGATATCGTAATAAAAACTGAGAACATTACACGCATACTTACCGGCGAGGTGCCGGTTACGCTGGTGGCAGACGCAGGTTTGGAGATTCGGCGCGGGGAGTTTGTGGTGATCACGGGACCATCCGGATCGGGGAAATCCTCATTGCTTTATCTGCTTGGACTGCTTGATACTCCAAGCAGCGGAACTATCTGGATGAATGGCGAGAACGTCTCTACCTATAGCGAGGACAGACTTGCCAAATTGCGCCTTGTAGACGTGGGCTTTGTCTTTCAATTTCATTTCCTGTTGCCGGAATTCTCAGCGCTGGAAAATGTAATGTTGCCCATGCAGCGTCTAGGTGGGTTGCCCGATACCCAGGTTCGCACCCGTGCGGCATCCTTGCTCACAGATCTAGGGATTGAAAAACAGCAGAATAAACTGCCGCACCAACTTTCCGGTGGCCAGAGCCAACGTGTTGCTATCGCCCGTGCAATGGCCAATAACCCGCAACTGATCCTTGCCGACGAACCGACCGGCAACCTCGATTCAGCCTCAAGCGAGAATGTGGAGAATATCCTTAAAGATCTGGCGCACGAGTATAATCGCGCCGTAGCGGTCGTCACCCACGAAACCCGTATTGCCTCAGCTGCCGACCGTGTGATCACGATCGTTGATGGCAGGATTCATGTGTAA
- a CDS encoding tyrosine-type recombinase/integrase, translating to MNIRNRLIVEFMARGGMRIGEVLNLRPCDIRERNLTIQNPKSGRPGEVVYVSRKLLVRLNDYTKDNNIDSDNRIFPISYVAAWSMVKKAGKLVNIELRHADLSTTQRYLGKVNDTEAIRWMETLYFLYAARVPYLAIYT from the coding sequence ATGAATATCCGTAACAGATTAATAGTCGAGTTTATGGCAAGGGGCGGTATGAGGATCGGTGAAGTTCTAAATCTCAGACCATGTGATATCAGAGAAAGAAATTTGACCATCCAAAATCCGAAAAGTGGGAGACCGGGAGAAGTAGTTTATGTTTCACGGAAATTATTGGTAAGGTTAAACGACTATACGAAAGACAACAATATTGACTCGGATAACAGAATATTCCCTATCTCTTATGTTGCTGCTTGGTCGATGGTCAAGAAAGCAGGTAAACTCGTGAACATTGAGTTGCGCCACGCAGATCTTTCTACGACTCAACGGTATCTTGGCAAGGTGAACGACACCGAAGCCATCAGATGGATGGAAACACTTTATTTCCTTTATGCAGCCAGAGTGCCGTATTTGGCTATTTACACATGA
- a CDS encoding HNH endonuclease: MSREFFDFDTPDDAQIRTERAKARDLRKTRWWQQKTSSGKCYFCGKQSAFKDLTMDHLVPLARGGLSTKDNLVPCCKACNTKKKSMLPLEWEAYLEKM, encoded by the coding sequence ATGAGTAGGGAGTTTTTTGATTTTGACACACCTGATGATGCGCAAATCCGTACCGAGAGAGCGAAGGCCAGAGATCTTCGAAAAACCAGGTGGTGGCAGCAGAAAACGTCTTCCGGAAAATGTTATTTCTGCGGAAAGCAATCTGCTTTTAAAGACCTGACCATGGATCACCTGGTACCTCTTGCGCGTGGAGGACTGAGCACAAAGGATAACCTTGTTCCCTGTTGTAAGGCCTGTAATACCAAAAAAAAGAGTATGCTCCCTTTGGAATGGGAGGCGTATCTTGAGAAGATGTGA